One Rossellomorea aquimaris DNA window includes the following coding sequences:
- a CDS encoding CBS domain-containing protein codes for MQVRDIMSTNVEAASNQDSLQSVASKMSSKNVGSVPVVENGQVVGMVTDRDIATRGLTQGAQGNVSQVMSQQVVTISPDASVEEASALMSQHQVRRLPVVENGQLVGMLALGDLAVQQQSDQSAGSALSGISQNHLR; via the coding sequence ATGCAAGTACGTGATATTATGTCGACAAATGTGGAAGCCGCTTCAAATCAGGACTCACTTCAGAGCGTCGCTTCTAAAATGAGTTCCAAAAATGTTGGTTCCGTTCCCGTTGTTGAAAACGGACAAGTTGTCGGTATGGTAACAGACCGTGATATTGCTACTCGTGGACTGACTCAAGGTGCACAGGGAAATGTCTCTCAAGTTATGTCACAGCAGGTTGTGACAATCTCTCCGGATGCCTCGGTTGAAGAAGCATCAGCTTTAATGTCTCAACACCAGGTCCGTCGTTTGCCTGTCGTGGAAAATGGACAGCTTGTCGGAATGCTGGCTCTGGGAGATTTGGCAGTACAACAGCAATCGGATCAAAGTGCCGGAAGCGCCCTTAGTGGAATTTCACAAAATCACCTCCGCTAA
- a CDS encoding Lmo0850 family protein, with amino-acid sequence MVKENDRLKKVITKLSNVGVNISKTKSRREILHSLKQYQPLPKTLTQDY; translated from the coding sequence GTGGTAAAGGAGAACGATCGCTTAAAAAAAGTGATAACGAAATTGTCGAACGTTGGTGTTAATATTTCAAAAACGAAATCAAGACGTGAAATTCTTCATTCACTGAAGCAGTATCAGCCATTACCTAAGACGTTAACCCAAGACTATTAA
- a CDS encoding diacylglycerol kinase family protein gives MTMFSDILLVCNGKAGQGTLEVLIKDAVPPLLDICTNLIIHKTKEKGDAERICKETGHQYELVVIMGGDGTIHEAINGLAAIEKRPLVGIIPGGTCNDFARSLHIPMNIGQAVRLITERPIEKHIDIVKADERYFSNFWGTGLVAETSDNIDVGSKSVLGKLSYYISAFQSIQESPILNVKITTENEVIEEEVVMLLAANGRSIGSNPLPTCIDMEDGLMDIYVVKKSGFPLLKEFLVIKSTGNISEQYDDIMHIQAREAHIELGQNEKLDMDGELYEGTRQSLQVLNKHLRFVVGMSE, from the coding sequence ATGACGATGTTTTCGGATATATTGTTGGTCTGTAATGGGAAGGCAGGTCAAGGAACGTTAGAAGTTCTAATAAAGGATGCCGTGCCCCCTTTGTTAGATATCTGCACGAACTTAATTATTCATAAAACGAAAGAGAAAGGCGATGCCGAAAGAATTTGTAAGGAAACGGGTCATCAATATGAACTGGTGGTCATCATGGGTGGTGACGGAACGATTCATGAGGCCATCAACGGGTTGGCAGCCATAGAAAAACGGCCTTTGGTAGGCATTATCCCTGGAGGGACGTGTAATGACTTTGCGCGCTCGTTACATATCCCCATGAATATTGGACAAGCTGTCCGACTCATTACCGAGCGTCCTATTGAAAAGCATATCGATATCGTCAAAGCGGACGAGCGGTATTTCAGCAATTTCTGGGGAACGGGGCTGGTCGCGGAGACGAGCGATAATATCGATGTAGGATCAAAGAGTGTCCTCGGAAAACTGAGTTATTATATCAGTGCGTTTCAATCCATTCAGGAATCCCCAATCTTAAATGTAAAGATAACAACTGAAAATGAAGTGATTGAAGAGGAAGTGGTGATGCTATTGGCCGCTAACGGACGATCGATAGGCTCTAACCCACTGCCGACCTGCATTGATATGGAAGATGGGTTAATGGATATTTACGTCGTCAAGAAAAGCGGATTTCCGTTATTAAAGGAATTTCTCGTTATCAAAAGTACAGGCAATATCAGCGAACAATATGACGATATTATGCACATTCAAGCAAGGGAAGCCCATATCGAACTTGGACAGAATGAAAAGCTTGATATGGATGGGGAATTATATGAAGGAACCAGGCAATCTCTTCAAGTGTTAAATAAGCATCTGCGATTTGTGGTTGGAATGTCAGAATAA
- a CDS encoding YqaA family protein, whose protein sequence is MSELLHAFEAWLLDYGVWGLILVSFADSSFFPIPPDVLLIPLAIANPDSALLYALYTTIASVIGALLGWWIGKKLGRPILVYFFSEKRIQKVEEYFNKYGAMALLIAGLTPVPYKIFTIFAGVSGVKIRVLIIWSIIGRGIRFFLEGAIILALGAKAKPFIEENFTLLTLGAGGVLIAVYLVYLVIKQRKKTV, encoded by the coding sequence ATGTCTGAACTACTTCACGCTTTCGAAGCATGGTTACTGGATTATGGTGTATGGGGACTGATTCTGGTTTCATTCGCTGACTCATCATTTTTCCCTATACCGCCTGATGTACTACTGATTCCATTAGCAATTGCCAATCCGGATAGCGCACTGCTGTATGCACTTTATACGACTATCGCTTCCGTTATCGGAGCCCTTCTTGGCTGGTGGATCGGTAAGAAACTTGGACGACCGATCCTTGTATATTTCTTCTCTGAAAAAAGGATTCAAAAAGTAGAGGAGTACTTTAATAAATATGGAGCAATGGCTCTTTTAATTGCAGGACTTACACCTGTACCTTATAAGATCTTCACGATTTTCGCAGGGGTTTCCGGTGTTAAGATCAGAGTACTGATAATCTGGTCGATTATCGGAAGAGGAATTCGTTTCTTCCTTGAAGGTGCAATCATCTTAGCACTTGGAGCTAAAGCAAAACCTTTCATTGAAGAGAATTTTACACTTCTTACACTTGGGGCTGGTGGCGTCTTAATCGCCGTATATCTGGTATACCTGGTAATAAAGCAGAGAAAGAAAACTGTATAA